A region from the Vicia villosa cultivar HV-30 ecotype Madison, WI linkage group LG3, Vvil1.0, whole genome shotgun sequence genome encodes:
- the LOC131660626 gene encoding uncharacterized protein LOC131660626 isoform X1 → MNEPIVSNESPRRSLTVQLSSLMIVDDSLSYGKLPSQNLTLSVLKLDSSSFQVEVAKTATVAELKDAVEAVFRPEKISWPLVWGQFCLCYDAQKLVTETDYLRDYGIKDGDQLQFVRHISNVCSIQRKPKKRTVNLNQHGRCRSSSQVNRYQQKENVDANNISLDSIVIENGKVQNCNAEENRVGMGKLTGYLGGMFSEARMAVVRRARMEGGISRGIASSFRKVKGIVGQCRKPHKRNTWKEFSS, encoded by the exons ATGAACGAACCAATCGTATCCAACGAGAGCCCTCGGCGATCTCTCACCGTTCAACTTTCTTCCCTGATGATCGTCGATGACAGTTTATCCTACGGCAAACTTCCTTCCCAGAACCTCACCCTCTCCGTCCTCAAACTCGATTCATCGTCATTCC AAGTTGAAGTTGCTAAAACCGCAACTGTTGCAGAACTCAAGGATGCGGTAGAGGCGGTTTTTAGACCGGAGAAAATATCCTG GCCACTTGTTTGGGGGCAATTTTGTTTATGCTATGATGCACAGAAGTTAGTTACAGAAACGGATTATCTTAGAGATTATGGTATCAAGGACGGTGATCAG CTTCAGTTTGTTCGCCATATATCCAATGTCTGTAGTATTCAAAGGAAACCGAAGAAACGAACTGTCAATTTGAACCAACATGGGAG GTGCAGATCATCGTCCCAAGTGAATAGATACCAACAGAAAGAAAATGTTGATGCAAACAACATCAGTTTAGATAGTATAGTCATAGAGAATGGGAAGGTTCAGAATTGCAACGCAGAAGAAAATCGCGTTGGAATGGGAAAGTTAACTGGATATTTGGGAGGTATGTTCTCAGAGGCCAGGATGGCTGTTGTGAGAAGAGCTAGAATGGAAGGTGGGATTTCCAGAGGCATAGCAAGTAGTTTTAGGAAGGTTAAGGGGATTGTAGGTCAATGCAGAAAGCCACAtaaaagaaacacatggaaagAGTTTTCAAGTTGA
- the LOC131660626 gene encoding uncharacterized protein LOC131660626 isoform X2, whose translation MNEPIVSNESPRRSLTVQLSSLMIVDDSLSYGKLPSQNLTLSVLKLDSSSFQVEVAKTATVAELKDAVEAVFRPEKISWPLVWGQFCLCYDAQKLVTETDYLRDYGIKDGDQLQFVRHISNVCSIQRKPKKRTVNLNQHGRSSSQVNRYQQKENVDANNISLDSIVIENGKVQNCNAEENRVGMGKLTGYLGGMFSEARMAVVRRARMEGGISRGIASSFRKVKGIVGQCRKPHKRNTWKEFSS comes from the exons ATGAACGAACCAATCGTATCCAACGAGAGCCCTCGGCGATCTCTCACCGTTCAACTTTCTTCCCTGATGATCGTCGATGACAGTTTATCCTACGGCAAACTTCCTTCCCAGAACCTCACCCTCTCCGTCCTCAAACTCGATTCATCGTCATTCC AAGTTGAAGTTGCTAAAACCGCAACTGTTGCAGAACTCAAGGATGCGGTAGAGGCGGTTTTTAGACCGGAGAAAATATCCTG GCCACTTGTTTGGGGGCAATTTTGTTTATGCTATGATGCACAGAAGTTAGTTACAGAAACGGATTATCTTAGAGATTATGGTATCAAGGACGGTGATCAG CTTCAGTTTGTTCGCCATATATCCAATGTCTGTAGTATTCAAAGGAAACCGAAGAAACGAACTGTCAATTTGAACCAACATGGGAG ATCATCGTCCCAAGTGAATAGATACCAACAGAAAGAAAATGTTGATGCAAACAACATCAGTTTAGATAGTATAGTCATAGAGAATGGGAAGGTTCAGAATTGCAACGCAGAAGAAAATCGCGTTGGAATGGGAAAGTTAACTGGATATTTGGGAGGTATGTTCTCAGAGGCCAGGATGGCTGTTGTGAGAAGAGCTAGAATGGAAGGTGGGATTTCCAGAGGCATAGCAAGTAGTTTTAGGAAGGTTAAGGGGATTGTAGGTCAATGCAGAAAGCCACAtaaaagaaacacatggaaagAGTTTTCAAGTTGA
- the LOC131655121 gene encoding ATP synthase subunit b', chloroplastic, which produces MATMIIASSKPVIRIPTNSLPTIPKLPSLPSLQLPLPTISPKLKLHLSKLKSLTLAATPLSLPFAFAPPSFAFEKAALFDFNLTLPIIVVEFLFLMVALDKLYFTPLGNFMDERDASIRGKLDSVKDTSEEVKQLEDQANAVLRAARAEIAVALNQMKKETQAEVEEKIAEGRKKVDAELEEALANLERQKEETIKALDSQIAALSEDIVKKVLPTA; this is translated from the coding sequence ATGGCCACAATGATCATCGCTTCATCCAAACCAGTAATCCGAATCCCCACAAACTCCCTCCCCACCATCCCCAAACTCCCCTCCCTCCCCTCCCTCCAACTCCCCCTCCCAACCATCTCCCCCAAACTCAAACTCCATCTCTCCAAACTCAAATCCCTAACCCTAGCCGCAACCCCCCTCTCCCTCCCCTTCGCCTTCGCACCCCCCTCCTTCGCCTTCGAAAAAGCCGCACTCTTCGACTTCAACCTCACCCTCCCCATCATCGTCGTCGAGTTCCTCTTCCTCATGGTCGCCCTCGACAAACTCTACTTCACGCCCCTCGGAAACTTCATGGACGAACGGGACGCTTCCATCCGAGGCAAACTCGACAGCGTGAAGGACACCTCCGAGGAAGTGAAGCAGCTGGAAGATCAGGCCAACGCCGTTCTTCGAGCGGCGAGGGCGGAGATCGCGGTGGCGCTGAACCAGATGAAGAAGGAGACGCAGGCTGAAGTGGAAGAGAAGATCGCGGAAGGGAGGAAGAAAGTGGACGCGGAATTGGAAGAGGCGCTTGCGAATTTGGAAAGGCAGAAGGAAGAAACGATTAAGGCTCTTGATTCGCAGATTGCGGCTCTTAGCGAAGACATTGTTAAGAAGGTTCTTCCCACTGCTTAA
- the LOC131657705 gene encoding uncharacterized protein LOC131657705: MRRFLVPRTSIEKVDVKQPEVETTSEALKDALYDILDRHTLSISRIRGQGYDGASHMRGEFNGLQRKIIDKNPYAFYVHCYTHCLQLVVVYIASSCSFVHDFFEYISLIVTTTSASCKRKDALKEAQHQDILNRLASGEISQGKGLHQSSSLARLGDTRWGSHYTTSIRLDQMWSSVLEVVSIVNEDGRGPSQAAGLIEKWRVLNLLSF; the protein is encoded by the exons ATGAGGAGGTTTTTGGTTCCTAGAACAAGTATTGAGAAAGTGGATGTTAAGCAACCGGAAGTCGAA ACTACATCAGAGGCACTAAAGGATGCTCTTTATGATATTCTCGATCGTCACACGTTATCTATTTCAAGGATACGAGGGCAAGGATATGATGGTGCTTCACATATGAGAGGTGAGTTTAATGGTTTACAAAGAAAGATTATAGATAAAAACCCTTATGCTTTCTATGTCCATTGTTATACTCACTGTTTGCAATTGGTGGTTGTGTATATTGCTAGTAGTTGCTCGTTTGTTCATGATTTCTTTGAGTACATCTCCTTGATTGTAACCACAACAAGTGCATCTTGCAAGAGAAAGGATGCTTTGAAGGAGGCACAACACCAAGATATTTTGAATAGACTTGCGAGTGGTGAGATATCTCAAGGAAAGGGCTTGCACCAATCATCTAGTCTCGCTAGACTCGGGGATACTAGATGGGGTTCCCATTATACTACCTCGATTCGTTTGGATCAGATGTGGTCCTCTGTGTTAGAGGTGGTTAGTATTGTTAATGAAGATGGACGTGGACCATCTCAAGCGGCGGGTTTGATAGAAAAATGGAGAGTTTTAAATTTGCTTTCATTTTGA
- the LOC131660627 gene encoding putative clathrin assembly protein At2g25430 has protein sequence MASSTIRKAIGAVKDQTSIGIAKVASNMAPELEVAIVKATSHDEDPASEKYVREILNLMSYSRGYVNACVLAVSKRLGKTRDWIVALKALILVHRLMNEGTVVFQEEILYATRRGTRLLNMSDFRDEAHSSSWDHSAFVRTYAMYLDQRLELMLFDRKSIGGGGGGSGSGGGGDDRFGGRENFRSPPNEYEYGGRGDGGSGMRKTRSYGDMADASGQDDRRIVTVTPLRDMKPERIFGKMGHLQRLLDRFLSCRPTGLAKNSRMVLVALYPLVKESFQLYADICEVLAVLLDKFFDMEYSDCVKAFDAYASSAKQIDELITFYNWCKDSGLARSSEYPEVQRITSKLLETLEEFVRDRAKRPKSPERKEEAPRVEVQEEEPVPDMNEIKALPAPEIHTPPPPPVPEPEPKPQFTEDLMNLREDAVTADDQGNRFALALFAGAPANNANGSWEAFPSNGQPEVTSAWQTPAAEPGKADWELALVETASNLSRQKADLGGGLDPLLLNGMYDQGMVRQHVSTAQLTGGSASSVALPGPGKTTTPVLALPAPDGSVQPVNQDPFAASLNIPPPSYVQMAEMEKKQQLLVNEQQLWHQYARDGMQGQTSLTKLNGTGYYGGGPMPYGMPPPAYGMGPPNGYYHTPL, from the coding sequence ATGGCTTCGAGTACGATTCGGAAAGCGATTGGTGCGGTGAAGGATCAGACGAGTATTGGAATAGCGAAGGTGGCGAGTAACATGGCGCCGGAGTTGGAGGTGGCGATTGTGAAGGCGACGAGTCATGACGAAGATCCGGCGAGTGAGAAGTATGTGAGGGAGATTTTGAACTTGATGTCTTACTCGCGTGGCTATGTAAACGCTTGTGTGTTGGCGGTGTCGAAGCGGTTGGGGAAGACGAGGGATTGGATTGTTGCGTTGAAGGCTTTGATACTTGTTCATCGTTTGATGAATGAAGGGACGGTGGTTTTTCAGGAGGAGATTTTGTATGCTACTAGGAGGGGGACTAGGCTTTTGAATATGTCGGATTTTAGGGATGAGGCTCATTCGAGTTCTTGGGATCACTCTGCTTTTGTTAGGACGTATGCGATGTATCTTGATCAGCGgcttgagttgatgttgtttgatAGGAAGAGTATTGGTGGCGGTGGAGGTGGTTCTGGGAGTGGTGGTGGTGGGGATGATAGGTTTGGTGGGAGGGAAAACTTCAGATCGCCGCCGAATGAGTATGAGTATGGTGGTCGAGGGGACGGTGGGAgtgggatgaggaagacgaggtCGTATGGGGATATGGCTGATGCGTCGGGGCAGGATGATAGAAGGATTGTTACTGTTACCCCTTTGAGGGATATGAAGCCGGAGAGGATCTTCGGTAAGATGGGTCATTTGCAGAGGTTATTGGATCGTTTTTTGTCTTGTAGGCCAACTGGGTTGGCTAAGAACAGCAGGATGGTTTTGGTTGCTTTATATCCGCTTGTTAAGGAGAGCTTTCAGCTGTATGCGGATATATGTGAGGTTTTGGCTGTGTTGCTTGACAAATTCTTTGACATGGAGTATTCTGATTGCGTGAAGGCCTTTGATGCTTATGCAAGCTCAGCTAAGCAAATTGATGAACTGATTACCTTTTACAATTGGTGTAAAGATAGTGGTTTAGCAAGATCCTCCGAGTATCCAGAAGTTCAGAGAATTACTAGTAAGTTGCTGGAGACGCTTGAGGAGTTTGTGAGGGATAGGGCCAAGAGGCCTAAAAGTCCAGAGAGGAAAGAGGAAGCTCCCAGAGTGGAAGTACAAGAGGAGGAGCCGGTACCAGATATGAATGAAATCAAGGCACTGCCTGCCCCTGAGATTCATACCCCGCCTCCTCCGCCTGTACCAGAGCCTGAACCAAAGCCACAGTTTACGGAAGACTTGATGAATCTGAGAGAGGATGCAGTCACTGCAGATGACCAGGGTAATAGATTTGCTTTGGCACTCTTTGCTGGTGCACCGGCTAATAATGCCAATGGATCGTGGGAAGCCTTTCCATCAAATGGACAGCCAGAAGTAACTTCAGCTTGGCAAACCCCTGCTGCAGAACCTGGGAAAGCTGATTGGGAATTGGCACTGGTAGAGACAGCCAGCAATTTATCAAGGCAGAAAGCAGATTTAGGTGGTGGGCTAGATCCTTTATTGTTGAATGGTATGTATGATCAAGGAATGGTCAGGCAGCATGTCAGCACTGCCCAACTTACTGGAGGGAGTGCAAGCAGTGTGGCGTTGCCCGGACCGGGAAAGACCACTACACCTGTTTTGGCTCTTCCGGCCCCAGATGGATCTGTGCAGCCAGTTAATCAGGACCCTTTTGCCGCATCTTTGAACATTCCACCTCCCTCCTATGTGCAAATGGCCGAAATGGAGAAGAAACAGCAATTGCTTGTGAATGAGCAGCAGCTGTGGCATCAGTATGCAAGGGACGGGATGCAAGGCCAAACTAGCTTGACAAAATTGAATGGTACTGGATACTATGGTGGAGGTCCTATGCCTTATGGAATGCCCCCGCCGGCCTATGGAATGGGACCTCCAAACGGGTATTACCATACTCCTCTCTGA
- the LOC131657706 gene encoding uncharacterized protein LOC131657706 → MEKYFKRKSTLESQQVNKVENTSTQPLEPSLKKRFLDVDLDNLPADPGKRNQMSCYHPNDRDEIQRAYLQKGPFQPKEHNFPQRQIGTSLRKFNPDWFLEFGSWLEYSVSKDAVFCLCCYLMRYEIGEHKGWDAFVTEGFSNWKKKDRLNVHVGGPNSAHNQAWRKCNALMNQKQHIEVAINKQSDLIKREYRIHLTAIVDCIRLLLKLGLAFRGDDESMNSKNKANFLEILQFLCNNNEEIDKVLKKAQGNLKLVSPSIQKDIVKAAACETTKVIIDDLNNDFFSILIDESRDVSVKEQMAVVLRYVDKKGCVIERFLGIVHVANTSAMSLKLALESLLAKFNLSFSRVRGQGYDGASNMRGEFNGLKSLILKENNCAFYVHCFAHQLQLALVAVAKKHDDIAWFFLVVNNLSNVVGASCKRRDILRESQILKVMEALESGEILTGRGLNQETTLTRAGDTRWGSHYGTLLRLVSLFPSVCDVLDIILKDSLSAEQRVETRQLLNTLQSFEFIFKLHLMRNILGITNDLSQALQRKDQDIVKSMTFVKVSKERLQNMREYGWSSLLDEVTLFCEKHSIDIINMDGAFMLHGKPRRNVEIVSNLHHFQVEVFYQVIDRQLQELNNRFAEVNSELLICVASLSPRDSFYAFDKEKLIKLAQFYPSEFSPIELMGLDNQLENYIMDVCSSEQFSNLHGISDLSRMMVETKKHIAYPMVYLLMKLALLLPVATATVERSFSAMNFVKNQLRNRMGDEFLNDCLVTYIESDIFDGVANENFLQHFQNMKTRREQL, encoded by the coding sequence ATGGAAAAGtatttcaaaagaaaatcaacatTAGAGTCTCAACAAGTTAATAAAGTGGAAAATACATCAACACAACCATTAGAGCCatctttgaaaaaaagatttttagatgTTGATTTGGATAATCTTCCTGCTGATCCTGGAAAGAGGAATCAAATGTCATGTTATCATCCAAATGATCGAGATGAAATTCAAAGAGCTTATTTACAAAAAGGGCCTTTTCAACCAAAGGAGCATAATTTTCCCCAACGACAAATTGGTACGTCTTTACGTAAGTTCAATCCTGATTGGTTTCTTGAATTTGGTAGTTGGTTGGAATATAGTGTATCAAAAGATGCTGTGTTTTGTTTATGTTGTTACCTTATGAGATATGAGATAGGAGAACACAAAGGTTGGGATGCATTTGTGACTGAGGGATTTTcaaattggaaaaagaaagatAGACTCAATGTCCATGTGGGAGGTCCTAATAGTGCTCACAATCAAGCTTGGAGAAAATGTAATGCACTGATGAATCAAAAACAACATATTGAAGTTGCTATCAACAAACAATCTGACTTGATTAAGAGGGAATATCGAATTCATTTAACTGCAATAGTTGATTGTATTCGACTTTTATTAAAGTTGGGATTGGCATTTCGCGGTGATGATGAATCGATGAATTCAAAGAATAAAGCTAATTTTCTTGAGATTCTACAATTTCTTTGTAATAATAATGAAGAGATTGATAAAGTATTGAAAAAAGCTCAGGGAAATCTCAAATTAGTGTCACCTAGCATTCAAAAAGATATTGTGAAAGCTGCTGCTTGTGAGACCACAAAAGTTATTATTGATGATCTTAACAATGATTTCTTCTCTATTTTAATTGATGAATCTCGAGATGTTTCAGTTAAAGAGCAAATGGCTGTTGTTTTACGCTATGTAGACAAGAAAGGATGTGTCATTGAGAGATTTCTTGGCATTGTCCATGTTGCAAATACAAGTGCTATGTCTTTAAAGTTGGCACTAGAGTCTTTATTGGCAAAGTTCAATTTAAGCTTTTCAAGAGTTCGTGGACAAGGATATGATGGGGCTAGTAATATGCGAGGGGAGTTTAATGGACTCAAAAgtttgattttaaaagaaaataattgtgCATTCTATGTTCATTGTTTTGCTCACCAACTCCAATTGGCACTTGTAGCGGTTGCTAAAAAGCATGATGATATTGCTTGGTTTTTTCTTGTAGTTAACAATTTATCTAATGTTGTTGGAGCTTCATGCAAGCGTAGAGATATTCTTAGAGAAAGTCAAATTCTTAAAGTAATGGAAGCATTAGAGAGTGGAGAAATTTTAACTGGCCGCGGCTTGAATCAAGAAACTACACTAACAAGAGCCGGAGATACTAGATGGGGATCACATTATGGTACATTGCTAAGGTTGGTTTCTTTGTTTCCTTCTGTCTGTGATGTGCTAGATATAATTTTAAAAGATAGCCTTAGTGCAGAGCAACGAGTTGAAACTCGTCAATTATTGAATACTTTGCAAtcctttgaatttatttttaaattgcatTTGATGAGAAATATATTGGGAATTACTAATGATTTGTCTCAAGCACTACAAAGAAAAGATCAAGATATTGTAAAATCTATGACATTTGTTAAAGTATCAAAGGAAAGATTGCAAAATATGAGAGAATATGGTTGGTCTAGTTTACTTGATGAAGTGACATTGTTTTGTGAGAAGCATAGTATTGACATTATAAATATGGATGGTGCCTTCATGTTACATGGAAAACCAAGGCGTAATGTTGAAATAGTTTCAAACTTGCATCACTTTCAAGTCGAGGTATTTTATCAAGTGATTGATAGACAACTTCAAGAGTTGAATAATAGATTTGCAGAGGTGAATAGTGAATTGCTTATTTGTGTAGCAAGTTTAAGTCCACGGGATTCATTTTATGCATTTGATAAGGAAAAATTGATTAAGTTGGCTCAATTTTATCCCTCTGAATTTTCTCCAATAGAGCTCATGGGACTCGACAATCAACTTGAAAATTATATCATGGATGTTTGTTCTAGTGAACAATTTTCTAATTTACATGGAATTAGTGATCTTTCAAGAATGATGGTGGAGACTAAAAAACACATTGCTTATCCGATGGTGTATTTACTTATGAAGTTGGCGTTACTTTTGCCTGTGGCTACAGCAACAGTTGAAAGAAGTTTCTCAGCTATGAATTTTGTGAAGAATCAACTGCGCAATCGGATGGGAGATGAATTTTTGAATGATTGCTTGGTAACATACATAGAAAGTGATATATTTGATGGTGTTGCAAATGAAAATTTTTTACAACACTTTCAAAATATGAAGACACGTAGAGAGCAATTATAA